The DNA window GGCCGATCCGGCGAGCGTTTCCGTACCATCGTCGGCGCGCTCGTAGAAATTGTGATCGCCCTCCTGAATCGCGCCGTAAAGGACGCCGTCGGCATAAAGGGGAAAGACGCGCTGGGTGTCGGGCACGATCCTACGAATGGGTTTGAGGGGATTGTCACCGCATATGTTGCTAGTGAACGCTTTCAGAAATGCGTCCCGGTCCTGGATGCCGCCCACGTCATGATAAAACTCCAGATCGTCTGACAACACCGCTTCGACGGCAGGGATATTGCATCTGTTGAACCCCTGGTCGAACACGACATCATCCATCGTCAAGACGGCTGCCTCAATATCTTCAGTCGACAGTTCCTGTGCGAGGGTTGGCGCAGCCAGTGCCAAGAGAGCGCCGGTGGCGATAAGACTGCCTACTTTGCCGATCATTCGGATTCTTTCCTTTTGCGGTGTTCACATTCTATAGCAGAGGTGTATTACAGCCTCAACACACCATCGTCAGGATCGGCAATTTGCAAGCTGTCTGGCCACTTTCAACCCCAATTCTTGCCCCAGACTTGTCGTTCCGGATCTTACCAATCACCCATTCAATCTTCATCCTAGCGACGTCTGCTTTCGGGTAGATCGAACATGCCACCGAATGGCTGAAGTTGGGGCGCAAAGCTGACCTTTCACGCAAAGTCTGCAAATGGCTCTTGCGCTGATTGTCCGCTTGCAAACCAAACGCCGCCGCCGCTCACCCGGCTCGCAATTCCTCGGCCAGCAGATGGAATTCCTCGGCCCGCGGTGAGCCTTTGCGCCAGACGAGAGCAATCTCGCGGTTGGGCGAATCCGATTTGAGCGGGCGGGCGACCACCTTGGTGCCGTTGAGGATGCCCGCATCGATCGCCATTTCGGGCAGCATCGTCACGCCGAGGCCGTTGTCGACCATCTGCACCAGCGTGTGGAGGCTGGTGCCGATCATGGTTGCATTGGCGCGCATTTCGGGGCGGTTGCAGGCGGCCAGTGCGTGATCCTTAAGGCAGTGGCCGTCTTCGAGCAGCAGCAGGCGCGCCTCGTCGATCAGTTCGGGCTTGATCTCGGCGGGGGGATCGCGCGGATCGTCGGCCGGGAAGGCGACGTAGAGCGCGTCGAGCTCGATGATTTCCTGCTCGCTCTCGCCGGTGGGGAAGGGCAGGGCGAGCAGTACGCAATCGGCGCGCCCGTGATGGAGCGATTCTATCGCATCGGCGCTGGTTTCCTCGCGCAGGAACAGCTTGAGGTCGGGCCGTTCCTTGCGCAGGCGTGGGAGCATGCGCGGCAACAGGAAGGGCGCGATCGTGGGGATCACGCTCATCCGGATCTCGCCGGTCAGCGGCTTGCCGCTCGCCTGGACGAGGTCGGACAATTCCTCTGCCTCGCGCAGCACGCGATGCGCCTTGGCGACGATTTTCTCGCCCAGCGGGGTGAACCGCGTCGAGCGCCGCGTCCGCTCCACCAGCGTAACGTCGAGCGCGGTTTCGAGATCGCGCAGCCCCGCCGACAGCGTCGATTGCGACACCGCACAGGCATCCGCCGCGCGCCCGAAATGGCCGTGCTCGTGCAGCGCGACGAGATATTGCAACTGGCGCAGGGTCGGCAGGTGGATGGTCACCCTTGCGGCCCCTCGGGCGGTTCGTCGCTGATCTTGCTCATTTTCAGCCGACCGTTCTCGACCGCGAAGCCGGTGCGACCTTCGACGAGTTCGAGCGCGTCGCGGCCGAACACTTCGTAGCGCCAGCCTTCGAGGATCGGCAGGTCGCTGCGCTGCCCGGCGGCGAGTGCTTCGAGTTCATCCGACTTGGTCAGCAGGCGCGAGGCGACTTCGATCTCGCGGGCACGGATCTTGAGCAGCAGCTTCAACAGGTCGGCAACCAGCGCGCCTTCCTTGCCGAGCGGGGCGCCGATCTTGCGCTTGGGCATCTCGTCCTTGGGCAGCGGTTCGGCATTGGCGATGGTCTTCATCAGCCGCTTGCCGATCTCGTTTTCGGCCCAGGTCTTCGACAAGCCGCGGACCTTGGCGAGATCCTTCTGCTTCTTGGGCGGATGGCTGGCAAGGTCGGCGATCGTCTCGTCACGCGCGATGCGTCCGCGCGGGATATCCTTGTCCTGCGCCTCGAGCTCGCGCCAGGCGGCCAGCGCCTTCAACCGGCCCAGCATTTGCGGATTGCGCCCGCCGGCGCGCACGCGCTTCCAGCTCTGATCGGGATCGACCGCGTAATTCGCCGGGTCGGCGAGCTTTTCCATCTCGGCGTTGAGCCATGCCCCGCGCCCGGTCTTGACCAGCTTTTCGAGCAACATGGGGAAGATCGTGGCGAGATAGGTGACGTCGCCGATCGCATATTCGAGCTGGCGATCGGTCAGCGGACGGCGGCTCCAGTCGGTAAAGCGCGCGCCCTTGTCGACCGTGGTGCCGAGCCAGCTTTCAACGAGATTGGCATAGCCGATCTGTTCGGACTGGCTGACCGCCATCATCGCGATCTGGGTGTCGAAAATCGGCTGCGGGGTGGTGCCGGTGAGGTTGTAGAAGATTTCCACATCCTGCCCGCCGGCATGGAAGACCTTGAGCACCTCGTCGTTCTTGCACAGCAGGTCGAGCATCGGGGTGAGGTCGATGTCATCCGCCAGCGGATCGACCGCGGCAGCTTCCTCCTCGTTCCCCAGCTGCACCAGGCACAGCAGCGGGTAATAGGTGTTCTCGCGCATGAACTCGGTGTCGACGGCAACGAAATCGTGCTGCGCCAGCCGGTCGCAAAGGTCGGCAAGGTCTTCGGTGGTGGTAATCAGCGGATGGATCTTCATCGTATTCCCGTTTGCAGCGGACGGTTCACCGTCCGGCGGAGGCCGCACGGCTTGACAAAAGCCGCCGCTTCCCCTGTTGACGCGCGCGCAAAGCGCCTATGCGCTCTCCACGAAATCACGCCCGGATGGAATGTCAAAATGACGGGCGCGCCTTTAGCGCCATAACGTCCGCAATGGAAAGAGTCCCCATGCACGCCTATCGTACCCACAACTGCGCCGCACTCACCAAAGACAATGTCGGTGACACCGTCCGCCTGTCCGGCTGGGTGCACAACAAGCGCGACCATGGCGGCGTGCTGTTCGTCGACCTGCGCGATCATTACGGAATCACCCAGATCGTTGCGGATGAGGATAGCCCGGCGTTGCCGATTCTCGACAAGATCCGGCTGGAATCGGTCGTCACCATCGATGGCGTGGTCAAGTCACGCGCCGATGTCGCGGTGAACCCGAACCTGCCGACCGGCGAGATCGAAGTCTTCGCCAAGTCGGTCGAGGTGCAGAGCCGTGCCGACGAACTTCCGCTGATCGTCAATTCGGCGGAAGACTATCCCGAAGAAACGCGCCTCAAATACCGTTTCGTCGACCTGCGCCGCGAGCGCGTCCACGCCAACATCATGCTGCGCAACCGGGTGATCACGTCGCTGCGCAATCGCATGAACGCGCAGGGCTTCGCCGAATTCCAGACGCCGATCCTGGGTGCTTCCAGCCCCGAAGGTGCGCGCGACTACCTGGTGCCGAGCCGCCTGCATCCGGGCCGCTTCTACGCGCTTCCGCAGGCGCCGCAGATGTTCAAGCAGCTGCTGATGGTCGCCGGCTTCGACCGCTATTTCCAGATCGCGCCGTGCTTCCGCGACGAAGACCTGCGCGCCGACCGTTCGCCGGAGTTCTACCAGCTCGACTTCGAGATGAGCTTCGTCACGCAGGAAGACGTGTTCAACACGATCGAGCCTGTGCTGGCCGGCGTGTTTGAGGAATTCTCGAACGGCAAGAGCGTGACCCCGGCGGGCGAATTCCGGCGCATCCCCTATGCCGAGGCGATGCTGAAATACGGCAGCGACAAGCCCGACCTGCGCAACCCGCTGATCATTTCGGACGTCACCGCGCACTTCGAGAAATCGGGCTTCGGCCTGTTCGAGAAGATCGTGGGCGGCGGGGGCCGCGTGCGCGTGATCCCCGCACCCAACACGCATGAGAAGAGCCGCAAGTTCTTCGACGAGATGAACGACTGGGCGCGCCGCGAAGGTTTCGCCGGTCTGGGTTACGTCACCCGCAAGCAGGGCAAGTTCGGCGGGCCGATCGCCAAGAACCACGGTACCGAAGGCATGGAAAAGCTCTATGCCGAGCTGGGTCTGGGCGAGAATGACGGCCTGTTCTTTGCCGCGGGCAAGGAAAAGGACGCCGCCAAGCTGGCCGGTGCCGCGCGCACCCGCGTGGCCGAGGAACTGGACCTGATCGAACAGGATTGCTTCAAGTTCTGCTGGATCGTCGATTTCCCGATGTTCGAATATGACGAGGAACTGAAGCGCGTCGATTTCAGCCACAACCCCTTCTCGATGCCGCAGGGCGAGATGGAAGCGCTGGAAACCAAGGACCCGCTCGATATCCTCGCCTGGCAGTACGACATCGTCTGCAACGGCTACGAACTTAGCTCGGGCGCGATCCGGAACCATCGCCCGGACATTATGTACAAGGCGTTCGAGATCGCCGGCTATTCGCAGGAAGAAGTCGACGCGAACTTCTCCGGCATGATCGAGGCGTTCAAGCTCGGCGCGCCGCCGCATGGCGGTTCGGCCCCGGGGATCGACCGCATCGTGATGCTGCTGGCCGACGAGCCGAACATTCGCGAAGTGATCGCCTTCCCGCTGAACCAGAAGGCGCAGGACCTCATGATGGGCGCGCCGTCGGTGGTCAGCAATGCGCAGCTGCGCGATGTGCATATCCGCACCGTCGAACAGCCGAAAGCCGATGCGCCCGAAGCAGCGCGCGTCGACAATATCGGCGAATGACATGAAAAGGGCGCGGGAATCGTCCCGCGCCCTTTCATCGTATCGGATGGGGTGATCAGTCCATCTGGTGCTTGATCACGTCGCCGAAGCGTTCGCCCTGGCAAATCTCGTCATAGCACTGCTGCACGACGGCGCGCTCCTGTGCTTCGAGTTGATCGCTTTCAAGCGCTTCGCTGAACTTCTTGGCGATGTAGTCTTCGCCTTCCTCGACCCGCTGGGCTGCGGCTTCGTCGTTGTTTTCGAAGGCGGTGGTGATGCTGGCCCATAGCTGGTGTGCCTCGCCGGTCATCGTACCCTCGGTTACGAGCTGGTCGCCCTGGCGCTGAAGCTCGGCGTTCATTTGCTGCAGGGTCTGCTCGCGTTGCTGACGGCGTTGTTGCAGGGCCTGCTGCAATTGTGCGCTGTCTGCTTTCTCTGCCGCTTTGCGATAGCCTTCGACCGAATCGAACGTGGTGTCGGTGAGGCTCTTGAATGTCGTGGTACTCATGGTTGTGCGTCCCTTGGGTTCGTGTGGTTGTGTGCTTTCTCAACCGACGAACCGGGTGCAAGGTCCGACACATTGCCCTAAATCAGGACGAGTTGCCCTTGCCTTGCGCCCCGTCGTTCACTAGGTGGCAAGGTAATTGACAACACCCCAATTCAGAGAGGGCCGTAAATGAGCGATACCGCTGACCGCGTGCAGAAGATCGTCGTCGAACATCTTGGCGTCGAAGCCGACAAGGTGACCCAGGAAGCCAGCTTCATCGATGATCTGGGCGCCGACAGCCTCGACATCGTCGAGCTGGTCATGGCGTTCGAAGAGGAATTCGGCGTCGAAATTCCCGACGATGCTGCCGAGAAGATCACCACCGTTGGTGATGCGACCAAATATATCGAAGAGCACAAGGGCTAAGCCAGCCGTTTTGTTCTATACCGCGCGCTGAACGGCGGCGCGGCCTGACAGGCCCGACCCCATTTGCGGGCCGGGCCTGTTGTATTTTCGGAGAAGTTGAATGCGTCGAGTGGTCGTTACCGGACTGGGCCTCGTCACCCCGCTTGGGGGCGATGTCGAAACCTCGTGGAAAAACCTCATCGAAGGCAAAAGCGGGGCGGGTCAGATCACCCGTTTCGACGCCTCGAACCAGAAGGCGACGATCGCCTGCGAGGTGAAGGACAAGGATCACGAATGGGGCTTCGACGCCGATAAACGCGTCGATCCCAAGATCCAGCGCCAGGTCGATCCCTTCATTGTCTACGGCCTCGATGCCGCCGGACAGGCGCTTGAGAACGCCGGTCTCACCGACATGGACCAGGCCACGAAAGAGCGCGCCGGCGTGTCGATCGGCGCAGGTATCGGCGGTCTGCCGGGGATCGAAAAGGAATCGGTCAACCTGCACGAACGCGGCCCCGGCCGGGTCAGCCCGCACTTCGTCCATGGCCGTATCATCAACCTGATCAGCGGACAGGTCTCGATCCGCTATGGCCTGATGGGACCGAACCATGCGGTGGTCACCGCGTGCTCCACCGGGGCGCACTCGATCGGCGATGCCGCGCGCATGATTCGCGACGACGATGCCGACATCATGCTGGCTGGCGGTTCGGAATCCACCGTAAACCCGCTCGGCATCGCAGGCTTTGCCCAGGCGCGCGCGCTCAACACCGACATGAACGACCAGCCGGAGAAGGCGAGCCGCCCCTACGACAAGAACCGCGCCGGTTTCGTCATGGGCGAGGGTGCGGGCGTGCTGGTGCTGGAAGAATACGAACACGCCAAGGCGCGCGGCGCGAAAATCTATGCCGAAGTCGTCGGCTATGGCCTTTCGGGCGATGCCTATCACGTGACGGCGCCGCATCCCGAAGGCAGGGGCGCCGAACTCGCCATGCGCATGGCACTGAAGAAGGCCGGCCTCGAGCCCTGCGATATCGACTACGTCAACGCTCACGGCACCTCGACCATGGCCGACACGATCGAACTTGCCGCGGTCAAGCGCGTGCTGGGCGACGATCTGTGCGGTGCGTCGATGAGCTCGACCAAATCGGCGATCGGCCACTTGCTCGGCGGTGCCGGTGCGGTGGAGGCGGTGTTCTGCATCCTCGCACTGCGCGACCAGATCGTGCCGCCGACGCTCAATCTCGACGATCCGGACGAAGGCACCGAGGGCGTCGACCTTGTGCCGCACACGGCCAAGAAGCGCGAAGTGAAAGCGGTGCTCAACAACAGCTTCGGATTCGGCGGCACCAATGCCTCGCTGATCATGAAAGCGGTCGGGGACTGATCACATGAAGCGCCGCGGCGTCATTTTCGGTGGGGCGCTGGTCGCGGCGGGGCTCGCCATCCTCGGTTACCT is part of the Alteriqipengyuania halimionae genome and encodes:
- a CDS encoding hydrogen peroxide-inducible genes activator, translating into MTIHLPTLRQLQYLVALHEHGHFGRAADACAVSQSTLSAGLRDLETALDVTLVERTRRSTRFTPLGEKIVAKAHRVLREAEELSDLVQASGKPLTGEIRMSVIPTIAPFLLPRMLPRLRKERPDLKLFLREETSADAIESLHHGRADCVLLALPFPTGESEQEIIELDALYVAFPADDPRDPPAEIKPELIDEARLLLLEDGHCLKDHALAACNRPEMRANATMIGTSLHTLVQMVDNGLGVTMLPEMAIDAGILNGTKVVARPLKSDSPNREIALVWRKGSPRAEEFHLLAEELRAG
- the rnd gene encoding ribonuclease D, whose product is MKIHPLITTTEDLADLCDRLAQHDFVAVDTEFMRENTYYPLLCLVQLGNEEEAAAVDPLADDIDLTPMLDLLCKNDEVLKVFHAGGQDVEIFYNLTGTTPQPIFDTQIAMMAVSQSEQIGYANLVESWLGTTVDKGARFTDWSRRPLTDRQLEYAIGDVTYLATIFPMLLEKLVKTGRGAWLNAEMEKLADPANYAVDPDQSWKRVRAGGRNPQMLGRLKALAAWRELEAQDKDIPRGRIARDETIADLASHPPKKQKDLAKVRGLSKTWAENEIGKRLMKTIANAEPLPKDEMPKRKIGAPLGKEGALVADLLKLLLKIRAREIEVASRLLTKSDELEALAAGQRSDLPILEGWRYEVFGRDALELVEGRTGFAVENGRLKMSKISDEPPEGPQG
- the aspS gene encoding aspartate--tRNA ligase; translation: MHAYRTHNCAALTKDNVGDTVRLSGWVHNKRDHGGVLFVDLRDHYGITQIVADEDSPALPILDKIRLESVVTIDGVVKSRADVAVNPNLPTGEIEVFAKSVEVQSRADELPLIVNSAEDYPEETRLKYRFVDLRRERVHANIMLRNRVITSLRNRMNAQGFAEFQTPILGASSPEGARDYLVPSRLHPGRFYALPQAPQMFKQLLMVAGFDRYFQIAPCFRDEDLRADRSPEFYQLDFEMSFVTQEDVFNTIEPVLAGVFEEFSNGKSVTPAGEFRRIPYAEAMLKYGSDKPDLRNPLIISDVTAHFEKSGFGLFEKIVGGGGRVRVIPAPNTHEKSRKFFDEMNDWARREGFAGLGYVTRKQGKFGGPIAKNHGTEGMEKLYAELGLGENDGLFFAAGKEKDAAKLAGAARTRVAEELDLIEQDCFKFCWIVDFPMFEYDEELKRVDFSHNPFSMPQGEMEALETKDPLDILAWQYDIVCNGYELSSGAIRNHRPDIMYKAFEIAGYSQEEVDANFSGMIEAFKLGAPPHGGSAPGIDRIVMLLADEPNIREVIAFPLNQKAQDLMMGAPSVVSNAQLRDVHIRTVEQPKADAPEAARVDNIGE
- a CDS encoding PA2169 family four-helix-bundle protein, whose product is MSTTTFKSLTDTTFDSVEGYRKAAEKADSAQLQQALQQRRQQREQTLQQMNAELQRQGDQLVTEGTMTGEAHQLWASITTAFENNDEAAAQRVEEGEDYIAKKFSEALESDQLEAQERAVVQQCYDEICQGERFGDVIKHQMD
- a CDS encoding acyl carrier protein, which gives rise to MSDTADRVQKIVVEHLGVEADKVTQEASFIDDLGADSLDIVELVMAFEEEFGVEIPDDAAEKITTVGDATKYIEEHKG
- the fabF gene encoding beta-ketoacyl-ACP synthase II, with translation MRRVVVTGLGLVTPLGGDVETSWKNLIEGKSGAGQITRFDASNQKATIACEVKDKDHEWGFDADKRVDPKIQRQVDPFIVYGLDAAGQALENAGLTDMDQATKERAGVSIGAGIGGLPGIEKESVNLHERGPGRVSPHFVHGRIINLISGQVSIRYGLMGPNHAVVTACSTGAHSIGDAARMIRDDDADIMLAGGSESTVNPLGIAGFAQARALNTDMNDQPEKASRPYDKNRAGFVMGEGAGVLVLEEYEHAKARGAKIYAEVVGYGLSGDAYHVTAPHPEGRGAELAMRMALKKAGLEPCDIDYVNAHGTSTMADTIELAAVKRVLGDDLCGASMSSTKSAIGHLLGGAGAVEAVFCILALRDQIVPPTLNLDDPDEGTEGVDLVPHTAKKREVKAVLNNSFGFGGTNASLIMKAVGD